The Sulfitobacter pacificus genomic sequence CATTTATCCCAAACTCATGGCCGCTGTGCGCAGCGGTTTTGACGCCGGATGGTCACCAGAACAGATCGCGGGACGGATGCGACTGGAGCGTCATCCAATGCGTGTCTCACATGAGACAATCTATCGGTATGCGTATTCGAAGGACGGACGCGCTGAGAAATTCTACCAGCATCTGCCGCGACATCGGCGCAATCGAAGACCGCGTGGGATGCGACGTCACCACGGTAGCCAGTTTCTTGAAGAATTGGCCATCAAGCACCGTCCTGATGCCATTGAAGAGCGCAATGAGTTTGGCCACTGGGAATGTGATCTGGTCATGTTCCGAAAGGAGTTTGGAAAGGCCAACGTCACTTCTCTTGTCGAGCGCGTCACGCGCTATACCGTCGTGCTCAAGAACCCAGACAGGCAGTCCAGACCCGTCATGGAGGGCCTCGTTGACAGCCTGTCATCCCTGCCATCGCACGCACGCCAATCCATCACCTTTGATCGCGGCACAGAGTTCAGCGCGTGGCAGCACATGAAGGACGGTCTTAGCGCTGATCCGTGGTTTTGTGATCCCCAAGCACCCTGGCAAAAAGGCACGGTCGAGAACACCAACAACCGTCTGCGCCGCTACCTGCCCCGCAAGTCCGATCCGACGGCATTCACAAATCGATACTTGAGGTCGATTTGCGACCGCCTCAACGCGACGCCCCGCAAATGTCTGGGGTATCAAACGCCCGCAGAAGTATTCCGCACAAAGCTCATGGAGGGAGCATCATCATCCTGATAAACTGTAGCTACAGAAATTGCGCTTCGCCGTGAGTTCACCTATCTAAGAGCCAGTTCGTAACCCTTTTGGTGAGATTGTCATCTTCGGCCACAGGAAATCACCTAACAAGTCGACCAATTGTCGTGTGTGCCACGCCCATATCTTTGGCAATAGCCCTGCAACTGTCACCCGCTGCAAGCCGTTCAAGAGCCACACTCCGCTGATGTTCAGTCAGCTTGGGTTTTGGGCCAAACTTCACTCCGCGAGCCTTCGCTGCTGCCCGGCCCTCATTTGCACGATGCGTGATCCGCTCTCTTTCATCCTCGGCCAATGCAGAAAGGAACGCGAGGATACCCTTGCCCATCGGGGTTGTCAGGTCGAGCCATGGCTTGTCTAGAACCTTCACCGCTGCGCCGCGATCAGCAATACGTTGAATGATCGTGATGCCATCCATCATTGAGCGGGTCGCCCGATCCCATTCGGCAATTACAAGCACATCACCTTTACCAAGCGCATCAATGGCTTTCTCTAGCTGCGGTCTACCCTTTACTGTCTTGGCGGTCGCCTTCTCGCGGAAGACGTGCTCCACCCCCGCCCCTTTTAACGCACCTATCTGGGGTCGTTTGCGGAAGAGTGTGGAATCCTACGCTAAGCGAAAGCCGCCGTTCGTTCGGGGCGCGGCGGATTCAACAAGAGAGCCCACTTGTATGTACCGGCTGCTGTTTGCAAGTGAGATATTGGCGTGGCTAGCGGTAGTCGCTGATATGTATCCGGCCTGTTTGTCGGCTCGCGGGCCGTGGCCATTTTGGGTTACGCACGCGCCTTGGTCTCATTACTGTCCAGACCGATGACGATCATTTGGGCTCTCAGACTCTGGGGGCGTATTGTCTCCGTTCCAAGCTTTTCTCCTTCGCAAACTTCTTTGTGACTTCGTGCGCTTCAAATCGCGCCTAAAGTCTCATCTCCGACGACCGTGTATTTCTTTCCATGGCGTAGAATGCTCCAGACAATGCGCGCCAGTTTGTTGGCCAGCGCAACAGCGGCCTTGTTGTGCGGCATCCGGCTCACAATCCCGCGCAACCACGGGCCAAGGCCGATCGCATCCCAGCGGTGGGGGCGCATCAAAATGACATTGGCGGCCTGTACCAAAAGCATCCTGAGATAGCTGTTGCCACGCTTGCTGATCCGGCCAAGGATTGTCCGCCCACCAGTGCTGAACTGACGCGGAACCAGACCGAGCCAAGCAGCAAAATCTCGGCCTCTGTCAAATACCTCGCCTTTGCCAATGGCGGCAACGATGGCGGTTGAGATAAGTGGACCGATCCCCGGAATGGTCATGACGTTGGCACTGTTCTCTTCAGATCGGCTGATCTCCTCAATCTCCGACGAGAGTGCTTTGATCCGTTCATCGACCCAGAGCCAATCGCCATATAGCCCAAGGAGCGTGCTGCGCATCCGTGATGAGATTTCATCGCGCCGATTTTCAAGGATTGCCTCAAACGAGCTCTGCAACCTATGCCGGCCCGCGCGCACCGTGATGCCTTGCTCGATCAGAAACGCCCGGATCTGATTGATCGTGGCGGTGCGGCGTGCCACCAGCCTCGACCGAACACGATGCATTGCCTGTAAATCCAACTGATCCTGGCTTTTTTCAGTCACCGTGCGGAGGTTTGGCCGCATTGCTGCTTCTGCAATAGCCTCCGCATCGTTGTAATCGTTCTTTTGCCCCTTGTTGAACGGCTTCACGTAGATCGCTGGAATGATCCGAGGCTCAAACCCGAGCTCTCGCAGCATGCGACTGACAAAATGCGCGCTCATGCAGGCCTCCATGCCAACAATGCAACGCGGCAGCGTTTCAAAAGTCGCCTTTAACGCCAACCGCTTGATCTTCTTTCGCAAAACGCGATGACCCGTGTGATCAAAGCCGACGAGGTGAAACGTGTCTTTTCCGATGTCGATGCCAATGACTCTAACCTCACCGACGTCTTCTGGCTTTCTTGATTTCATAGCTACTTCTCCTGTTTGCAGTATAGGCAAAGCCTAACCTGCTGGGTGAAGCAGCCGGTACATCCCATTAGTGACCGATGTTGCACTCTGCACGAAGGTCAGCTTTTCAAAATTCGCTATTGACTTAGAGTTGCTCTAACTCGCTACCCAAGGGTCAGAGGAGCACTTGCGAAGATGAGAATTGCTGAAGCGGCAAAAGCCTGTGGGTTATCTGCCCATACGATAAGATTCTACGAGAAGTCGGGAATGCTGCCAGAGATCGAGCGTGGTGCCGATGGGCACCGTAGGTTCACACCTCGTTTGATCGAATGGCTGACTCTGCTCTACTGGCTGCGCGAAACCGGCATGTCACTCAAGCAAATGCGTCGGTTCACGATTCTTGCCAAAGCAGGCGATGCTGATATCGAAGAACGCCGCCAAATCCTGTTGGATCACGCGGCAACGCTGAAGGCCAAACGCGCAACGCTCGAAAAATGCGAAAGCATCCTTGCCATTAAGATCGCCAGCTATGGCACGAACACCAAAGAGGAT encodes the following:
- a CDS encoding MerR family transcriptional regulator, with protein sequence MRIAEAAKACGLSAHTIRFYEKSGMLPEIERGADGHRRFTPRLIEWLTLLYWLRETGMSLKQMRRFTILAKAGDADIEERRQILLDHAATLKAKRATLEKCESILAIKIASYGTNTKEDAP
- a CDS encoding IS30 family transposase, with protein sequence MGRCYPHLSLDERRKIANWRYAKTPVSEIADRLCRNPSTIYREIKRNSVSFDEQPELNGYHALCAQDKYEDRRAIHRKLIIYPKLMAAVRSGFDAGWSPEQIAGRMRLERHPMRVSHETIYRYAYSKDGRAEKFYQHLPRHRRNRRPRGMRRHHGSQFLEELAIKHRPDAIEERNEFGHWECDLVMFRKEFGKANVTSLVERVTRYTVVLKNPDRQSRPVMEGLVDSLSSLPSHARQSITFDRGTEFSAWQHMKDGLSADPWFCDPQAPWQKGTVENTNNRLRRYLPRKSDPTAFTNRYLRSICDRLNATPRKCLGYQTPAEVFRTKLMEGASSS
- a CDS encoding IS110 family transposase codes for the protein MKSRKPEDVGEVRVIGIDIGKDTFHLVGFDHTGHRVLRKKIKRLALKATFETLPRCIVGMEACMSAHFVSRMLRELGFEPRIIPAIYVKPFNKGQKNDYNDAEAIAEAAMRPNLRTVTEKSQDQLDLQAMHRVRSRLVARRTATINQIRAFLIEQGITVRAGRHRLQSSFEAILENRRDEISSRMRSTLLGLYGDWLWVDERIKALSSEIEEISRSEENSANVMTIPGIGPLISTAIVAAIGKGEVFDRGRDFAAWLGLVPRQFSTGGRTILGRISKRGNSYLRMLLVQAANVILMRPHRWDAIGLGPWLRGIVSRMPHNKAAVALANKLARIVWSILRHGKKYTVVGDETLGAI
- a CDS encoding recombinase family protein translates to MGALKGAGVEHVFREKATAKTVKGRPQLEKAIDALGKGDVLVIAEWDRATRSMMDGITIIQRIADRGAAVKVLDKPWLDLTTPMGKGILAFLSALAEDERERITHRANEGRAAAKARGVKFGPKPKLTEHQRSVALERLAAGDSCRAIAKDMGVAHTTIGRLVR